From Choloepus didactylus isolate mChoDid1 chromosome 19, mChoDid1.pri, whole genome shotgun sequence:
attataatatataaactcatagacatgaaatataaggtaccaagatataggatgaggcttaagaatggggagcagttgcttagtatgagcagaatgttcaaccaggatgaacttaatgtttggaaatgaacagaggtgttggtagcaagatgtgagaataactaacagtgctgaatggggcgtgaatgaggtggaaaggggaagctcagagtcatatatgtcaccagaaggaaagttggaggtcaaaagatgggaatgtataaaactgaatcctatggtgggcaatgtccgtgattaactatacaaatattagaaatctcttccatgaaccagaacaaatgtatgacagtacaattagaagttaataatagaggggcatatagggaagaaatatataccaattgcaaactatatactacagttagtagtatttcaatgttctttcataaacagtaacaaatgtatataccaacactacaagtcaacaattgaggggggttggttagggatatggaaggattcaagtttccttttttttttttttttttcttcttttttcatctttcactttatttcttgtctggagtaatgaaaagtttctaaaaattgaacaaaaattaagtgtggtgatggatgcacagctgtgtgagggtgccaggggcaactgattgtgcactttggatctttggatgattgtatggtatctgaacaagcccaataaaaattaaaaagaaaaaaaaaaaaagaaggaatgaagttgtgatgtgtgcatctaggtgaatggaccttggggacagtatgttgagtgaaataagccaggatcaaaaagacaaacattataacacctcacttaGATacactaactataatgtgcaaactctgagaattgaatatgagagcatgggttatcaggggaaggcttattgtaaaggttcctagactataagttcttacagcagtcatgttCATtaatgagttgtaacagttatttctaaattctgagatgatgagctgtttgtgtctaacctggttggtccctgtaacttcaagtatctgtgtgacacctgagactcagagctggagtttggcagctatgaatgttggcattaccccatacagaaactgtttaaaaagctaaaaaagagatcagacttcaattagagatatgaatgaaatggacttggttgggactcaGGTCAATCAAGACTAAAGGATAAAagataatattgactgtgttttaaaacttcaacttctttgtgagaccaaaggaagagactcttatttgatgcaaaatctgtattttctgtagcacactatataatttaactagtatggtcagtttattcaaacatcataattacatggaacgttgacTAGGGGTgaaatctagttggtttgtacaggttattgtgaagccccaatacgtcccagagtaatttgggcagagaataaaaagtatttgcaaagcccccttgaggaactgggggaaaatgtggtaatattaaacttccccacctggggaattcctgatattcttgcaagccttggggactaccagtttagtaggctgagcccttgatcttgggacttgcccctatgaagcttgttactgcaaaggagaggttaagcctatttacaattgtgcctgagagtcacccccaggtaacctcttttgttgctcagatgtggcctctctctctctaagcccactctgcaggtacactcattgccctcccctctacatgggacatgactcccaggggtgtaaatctccctggcactgtggaatatgactcccagggatgagcctggacccggcattgtaggattgagaaagacttcttgaccaaaaaggggaagagaaatgaaacaaaataaagtttcagtggctgagagatttcaaatgtagtcaaaaggtcattctggaagttattcttatgcattatatagctatccctttttggtttttggtgtattagaatagctagaaggaaatacctgaaactgttgaactgcaacccagtagccttgattcttgaagatgactgtataactatgtagcataCACAGtgggaccatgtgattatgaaaatcctgtggctcccactccctttatccagtgtatggatagatgaataaaaaaatggggacaaaagtaaatgaataataggggggaggagtggtatgagatgttttgggtgttctttttcacttatatttttattctttttattttttgaagtaatgaaaattttcaaaaattgattgtggtgatgaatgtacaactacatgatgatactgtgaacaattgagtgtacactttggatgattgtatggtatgtgaatacatctcaataaaattgcatttaaaataaaagagcaaCTAAATACTAATGATTAAGATTTTGTTGGATAAGTAACATCTAAGAAGTTTTCATATCCCAAGAACTAATTTTCACCCCTTCGGGGAAATACACCCCTCATGGTGAATGAATGCCTTCAAGTTTACTTTGGGGGAGTTGGATGAGTGGGCTTTTGTATGATGGAAGAGCTAATAGGGAGAGGGAGCTGTCTCCATCTGCAGGTCACTCTCTGAACTCAGTAGGTGGGTAACTAGCACATTGTCCTTAGCTTGGGGCCTTAGCCCTAATTCTGGGacaaatggaaacatatgaacagttctatttcacattttttattttaataaaacgtCAGTCatctattcatttaaaatatatctttttcatGCTACTATGCTCTAGGCCATCCTTATATCCTGATACAGAAAGAAGGTGGCCATTCTCCCATCTTGTCTTTCCAGGATCTACAGATGAGAGGTTCCCAGTGCGACAACCTGGGTTACTCCAGACCGTATCAGCTGGGGACGCCATCACCTTGAGTTGCACTGTAACAGATTCACTTGAGAATGGACCTGTCATGTGGTTCAAGGGAACTGGGCCAAAGCGGAAATTAATCTACAATTTCAAAAAAGGTGTCTTTCCCAGAGTAGAAGAAATGGGACACACCACCAGTGCTGACAACACAGACTTTTCTATCCGCATCAGAGAAATCTCTCTCACAGACGCCGGCACCTACTACTGCGTGAAGTTCAGAAACGAGAGCCCTGACTCGGAGTCCGTGTCAGGTCTGGGTACCCATGTGTCTGTGACTAGTGAGTATGTCTCCTCCACCCTCTGGTAGATGATATCCTCCCAGGAATAATGCCCTCCATTCACTGAACAACTGCTCTATGCCAAATATTACTGAAGGTACAATATGCATTTGATCTTATTTCATTCTCTCAACAAACTATGAGTTAGATATCTTACAGGAGGGGACATGGATACTCAAAAAGTTTAATGGGGCGATGAGGGACATTTTGGATGATCTCCCAACATTCACCCCACCTCAATGACTAGATTAAATCAATTCTGGTAAGTCCATTCACCCTGCCAGTGGCTAACTCAAATAGGCGACTGGCTTAAGCCAACCTGGGTCCATAACACAAAAGGATGATCTTGCCGAGGGATCAGGGCAACCAAAGCAACTATCCCTCTTGATGGATGCAATAGGAATCATCTTGCCCCAGATGCTCCAAGAAGACACCTCATGGCCATGAGGGGAACCAAGTTAAAGAAAATTCTCTGCTTTAGATGActatagagagagaaaggaggtcTCCAAGAACATTGCTAGGCTACATACCATTCCCGGACCCATTCCACCTCTTGACTCCCACACATGGGAGAAAAAAcatgttgtttaagccagtttgCTTCAAGTCAATAGTGTCCTAAGGGATGCCAGAAGATGAAGGCCCACAGCCACTCAGCAGTGAAGTGCAAGGATAAATCCGTTTTTTCTGTTCCCAAAGCCTTACTCTTAGTGTTTCACTAGCTGGTATGACCCAGAGTGGAAAGAGAACTTATTACTCCTGCCCTCCACAAATCAGTCCTGGGGAAGCATTTGGATTAGACTTTCCTGTGTCATGTGCCCAATATTTCATTTCCTCATtgtctccagggagaggaggtaCAGTGATAGAGAGCCCATcaacccaaaggaacaaatgctAAGCAAACTGAAAACAACATATGTCCACCACAAGTTCCAAACCCTTCagttaacagatgaagaaattgagacctGGCTTGCTAAGTTACACAGGCCATTGAAACTAGAAACCAGGTCTCTTTTCCCCAGAATCTGTTGGGGTtctaactttatttcctttctaaaaaGAAGATTATAATTTACAGTACAGGTATGAGAGTGAAGATGATTTAGGGGGAGGGTATTATGAGTAGGTTTAATTTCTCTAGTAAAAGCCAAATACCTAGCCTCAGAAATACATGCCATTTctacataataaataaaaacacatacacatacacatacatttttaatgttGAACTATGTAttaatttcctgtggctgctataaaaatatatcatgaaattgagagccaaaaacaacaaaaatagaccTGTGCGGGCAGCTACATATTTATatacttgttttcctttcttaccaacttctttaaaagatataaaaattttataaaataataattataacaaccTATTGTTGAGTTTGTAATATATATAGATGTAATATGTATAACATTAATAACACAAAAATGGAGGGAGACAGAGCTATAGAggagtaatgtttctatatctcACTggcattaaattaatttaaaactgaAGCTGATTCTGGTAAGTTAAGACATGTATGGTAAACTCTAGAGCAACAGTAAGGAAGTAACTCAGAGAGTACACTGAAAGGCACGTGTGGCTTGAGATCGAGAGCTGCCCCCGCCACCACCGAATGGAGGCCTGTACCAAAGCCCATTCTTTGTGCATGAATGTCCCTGTGCAAAGCTGAAGAAGCCACCCTGGGTGCACATGCTGATGGTGGTGTCTTGCCTACTTATCACCAAAGGAATAATTTTGATGTTATTGTTGGACCTTCAGGTGTCCACTCTATGACTAATGAACATGAGCGTCAGGGGCCAGTGGTTTTCCTGGCCTACAGAGTAAATGGACAGTATATCATGGAAGTACTTGCACCCAGCTTCCTCTTAACAGTGGGAGTTTTAGGATTCATAGTCCTGGACCGATCCAGggcaccaaacattccaaaactCAGTAGGTTTCTTCTTCTGTTCACTGGATTTATCTGTGCCTTATTGAGTTCTTTTCTTGGGTAGAGTACTCATCAGAACAAGACGGCCAGGCTGTCTGATGGATTAGAGTGCCTTTTGAGAACAAATCAATGGATACTGGATTTGCTCCTGTTAATGAAGTTTTAAAGGCTGTACCAATCCTCTAATATGAAATGTGGACAAAGATGAACAGCAGCTGAGGAAGAAGCTCTAGTAAAAATATAGGAAGCTTATTAAAGCTTGGACTGGAATTTCTTCTTGGTAATATCAGAGAGACAATCTTATCACAGTATTTTCTCCTGCTGACCCATGCTGGCATACCAACAAGGTTAAATGGCaccttcttccttgttttttacttctagaagaaaatatactcCATTTCTACAACTATAATATTgaataaagagattttttttacaACCTTAACATTTTCTGGAGATGGAATTTCTAATTCTCAGAAATTAATGTAAAATCAGGAAGCAAGATACTATAACCTGAGGACTCTGGACAACTGATCAGCTTTACCTATGGTGCTTTGCCTTTAAACAGAGTGTGTGATAGTACATTATTTCAGATATGTATGTACGATTTTTTCCCAAACagtaaaatatatgaaaggagcagaaataatttttctaacTAAGGAAATACActggaaaatatcaataaataattaGAAAGCTATGACAGAAAATATTCACTCTTGCAAAAGAAAGCAGCAAAGGAgtaaaagaggaacaaaaaagaaatggtacatacagaaaacaaaaagtaaaatgtcaGACATAAATATGACTATATCAATGATAACACTAACTATGAATGAATTAAACAATCAGTCTAAAGGCAGATCTTGTTagactggatttaaaaaaaaacaagatccaactatatgctatctacagaAGACACTTTACAAAGAGATGGCAAGTAAAAGTAAGTACAAGCtatatcatgcaaacagcaacacAAGGAAGccagagtggctatactaatagcagacaaaacagattttagtataaaaaaaaatgttactaaaGATAAAAAGGGATATTTTATAGTGATGAAATCTCAATCCATCAGgaagataaaataattataaatagatatgcacctaacaacagattataaaaatacatgaagcaaaacctgacagaaatgaaggaaaaaataaacaattcaaaaataatagTTGGATATTTCCAAActttactttcaataatggagaaAACAAGTTGGCTGGCCGCCATCAGTAGGATGGACAGCGGCCCACATTCCTAGTACAGGTCCCTGGTATCTGGCCTTGGACACAGCAGGGCACATCTAATGTGCAAATTTTAGCATGTATGTATGTCTGTTCCAACCTATCTGGTGGCCACTTGCAAGACTGACCCAAGGCATTCATCTGTTTCACCCAACCTGGAATTCAGAATGAAGCAGTGTGGAGAAGCAGCATGGAACTTAGCATGAGGTATTAGATTGTGGTTGAGATACACAATAAAGCACTCGGGGCATGGGATGAAAAGCTGGGGAGCATTTTTAGGGGAGATTAGGACATCCAAAAGCATTCATGCATAGTGAGGAATTTTGAAAGCCACATTAATATCCAGGGCAGGATTCattcaacagcaaatttgaacagggagaagaaagaatcagcaagcttAAAAGTAtacagtctgaggagcagaaagaaaaaggaatgaagaaaagtgaacagaacccaAGGGACACCATGAGGCATACCAACAAACCCATTATGGGAtcccaagaaggagaagagggaaaaaaaggcagaatatttgatgaaatagtgactgaaaacttcccaaagttgATGAAAGAcgtgaatatacatatccaagaatctcaatgaactccaaatagtatAGTCTTAAAGTGATCCACACTAAGACACATTGTAGTCAAACTATCCAATGCCAAAGaaagagaattccaaaagcagcaagagagaagcataCAAAGGAGCCTCAATCAGATGAAGTTCCTATTTCTCATCAAATACCatagaggccagaaggcagtggaaagacatatttaaagtgttgaaagaataaaaactgGCAacaaaaaattctatatccaaaaaactgtgcttcaaaaataagggagagagagagaggatctaagatggcagcatagagaggagtggaagctaagcagtcctcctggaacaactaaaaaaaaaacagaaacaactagtaaataatccggaataactgcagggggacagacgtgactgtccactcatcatacaccaacctgaattgggaggactgcccgagatcacagcataaaatctgtaggtaagaactgtggatccaaatcaggagacccctcccccacagcccaagctacaaagcctcgtggtgccagaga
This genomic window contains:
- the LOC119515213 gene encoding signal-regulatory protein beta-1-like isoform X2; translated protein: METYEQFYFTFFILIKRQSSIHLKYIFFMLLCSRPSLYPDTERRWPFSHLVFPGSTDERFPVRQPGLLQTVSAGDAITLSCTVTDSLENGPVMWFKGTGPKRKLIYNFKKGVFPRVEEMGHTTSADNTDFSIRIREISLTDAGTYYCVKFRNESPDSESVSGLGTHVSVTIQPSLPVIIGPLERALLGHTMNFSCVSFGFFPKNITLKWFKNGKVLPSSQTHVVRVKDSNTYQVSSTTEVLLAPKDLHSRVTCRVNHTSLPHPLRVNTDLSENILAHLRGQDKCHLQGKGLLP